The genomic region CCAGGGTCGAGCCGCTGGTCATGGTCAGGTCGCGGATGATGCTGGCGGTGCCGAGTGCAGTGTTTGTCTGCAACGTGCCTTTGACCAACAGGCTGCCGACGCTGCCGCCACCGGCATAAATACCGCCTTCATCGACGGTCACGTTGCCGGCGATCCCGCCTTGGTTGATCAGCTTCGCGCCGCTGAAAATCTCGCCGCCATCGCTGAAGTCACCGCTGCCGGTGAGGGTCCAGGTGCCTTGCTTCACGTCCAGCCATTCAAAGTTGCGGCTGTCGCCGAAACTGCCGCCGGCGGCGTCGTCCATGATCACGCGGTCATATCCCGTGCCGCCATCCACCACGCCGACAAAACGGCTGCCGCCGAGCAGGGTCAGCTTGTCATCGCCGCCGCCCAAATCCAGGGCCAGGCCGTTGCTGCCGCTGATCAAGCCAGCGTTGACCACCGTGTCGGCAAACTCGCCGACGAACTTCACGCCGAAGCCATCCAGGCCCTGGATGGTGCCGTGGTTGATCAGGGTCGTGGCTGCCAGTCCCGAGCCGTCGCTGCCGTCGTCCACCAGCACCGCGTTATTGGCGCCGCTCACCAGCGCACCGACACCGTTGAACACATAGCCACCGCCAAGGGCGATGCCTTCGCTGCCGTTGGCAAAGCCGTTCTTGTCGACGCCACCGGCGCCTACGCCTTGGATGACTCCGTAGTTTTCGATGTGGGCGATCTTGTCGATGTCCACGCCGTCGCCGTCGCCATCCGGCTGCAGTCCGGAGAATGCGCCAGTGATGGTGCCGTGGTTGATCACCGTGCCGTCGCCGTCGGAGCCAAAGCCCGAGCCGTTACGGCCGATCACCGTGCCGTAGTTGGTCAGCGTGGCGCCCAGGTCGGTGGTGATGCCGTGGCGCCCGCCGGAGATGAGGCCGTAGTTGGTGACGGTCACGCCGGTGGCGGAGTCGATGTCGACGCCGTCGAATTTGTCATCGCGCGAGTGAGTGTCGCCGGTGGAAATCTCGCCGTAGTTGGTGATGCTGGCGTTGCCGCCGGTCTTCATGCCGTCGCTGGCGTCGCCGCGAATCAACCCGCCCTGGCGGTTGATGATAGTGGTGGTGACGTTGGGGCTGCGGATCGCATCCAGGTCCAGACCTTGGCCGGTGGCAGAGCGAATGGTGCCGCTGTTGTCGATCAACAGGCTGCCGCTGGCGAAATTGCTGTCGATGCGCAGCGCGTCGTTGGCACCCTGGATCACGCCGCCGGCGCGGTTGTAGATGCTGTAGTTGCGCGCGGCGGTGAGATCGCCGCTGCTGTCGATGGCCCGGCCACCCGTGGAGGTAATGCTGCCGGCGTTGTCGATCACCACGCCATTGCCGGTGGTGCCGTCCTTCAAGGTCACCGCGACTTTGGAGGTGGTGATACTGCCCGGTGCCGAGATCGTCAGCGAGTCACTGCCGCTCAGGGTTTGCCCGGTGGTGGTCGGCGTGTCGATCTGCAGCGTCTTGGTTGGCGTGGGCGCCGCATCGACAAAACCGCTGCTGACCAGCAGGCCGAGGGTGAGCGCAAGGCGCTGGGGCGAAGGGGGCATGGCGGGCGACCTTGTTTTTGGAAAAGAGTCGACCTGTATAGCGGAGGTTTTTTACAGAATGATGGCGGGGAGGTGACGGAAGAGTGCAAGTTATTGCAGTTTTTGCAGCTTTATCATGCAATAAACGCAATATATTGCAGCTTGCCGTGTTCAGTCCGTTTGAATTGAAGGTGGGAGCGTTGAAGCGTCGTAGAAGCTTGTAGGAAAAGGCGTTAAGTGCGGCTATTGTCCTCTTTGGCAGTGTGTATCGTTCGAGGGCTCACCTATAGTTCTGCGGTTGCCGATTCATCGGTAATCGACCTTAGCCGGTCGAGAGAAAAATGATGCACAAGCGCCCGTTCAGACGTGGCGCTTTTTGCTGCCCGATTTGTTTAGCCGCATTGGGTGGCCGTTTTCATTTAATAAAATGCGATATACCCATGCCTGACTACACTCCGCTCGATAGCAACATTAGTTGTGACCCTGTCTTGTTCCTCAACCCCGATGCCGACGCCCGCGGGCTACTCGAAACCGCCACCCAGCGCATCGAGGCTGCCCGCAATTTGCTCAATAGCGTGATCTGTCTGAGTACCGAGCGCGTGGAGGGCGCGGACCTGCAACACTTCGCCTCGGCGGCGCAGCTGTTGTTGCAGGATGGTTGTGACGCCTTGCAGGCGTTGGGGTGGAAAGAGGGCAGGGTTGGCTGAGCACAAGGCCCGGATACGCTGAAGATACAATGTGGGAGCCGGGCTTGCCCGCGATGACGGTGGGTCAGTTAATACATTTGTGACTGATACACCGCTTTCGCGAGCAAGCCCGCTCCCACATTTGTCAGGGGGCAGGGTGGCTTAGGTACGGCACTCCACCAGCGTTTTCAGTTGACCCGAACCCGCCTGGTTTTCATCCGAGAGCCAACGCTCGAACCCGGCCCCAATCGCCGGCCATTCTCCATCCAGGATCGAATACCACGCCGTATCCCGGTTCCGGCCCTTGACCACGGTGTGCTGGCGAAACACCCCTTCAAAACTGAATCCCAACCGCTCGGCCGCATTTTTGGAGCGGGCGTTGGCGTTGTTGCACTTCCATTCCAGGCGACGATTGCCCAGTTCAAACGAGTGCTTGGCCAGCAGGTACACCGCCTCGGTGCTTTTCGGTGAGCGCTGCATCGGTGCGCCGAAGGTCACGTGGCCGATTTCGATGCGGCCTTGCTCGGGCACGATGGACATCAGGCTGAGGATGCCTTGTACGTCGCCGCTGGCTTTGTCGATCACGCTGAAGAAGTACGGGTCGCTGTGGGACGCATGGTTGTTCAGCCAGGCGTCGAAGGCGGCGCGCTCGGGGAACGGGCCGTAAGGCAAATAATCCCATAACGTCGGATCCGCGCCGGGGCCTTGCAGGGCGTTGAACAGGTCATCGCCATGGCGGGCCGGGTCGAGTTTTTCCAGGCGGATGAAGCGCCCTTCGATAAGGGTGACGGTAGGCGCCGGGACGCCTTTCCAGTCGGCCAATGATGTCGTCATGCTGTGCTTCTCCTTAAAGACCTTTGCGAAACTGGATAAAGCCGGGGCGTTCGGCGATGCGTTCGTAAAGCTGGATGGCGGTGGCGTTGGTCTCGTGGGTCAACCAGTGGACCTTGCAGCAGCCGTCGGCCTTGGCGGTGGCGTAGACGAACTCGATCAGTTTGCGGCCGACGCCGGTGCCACGTTGGGCCGGGTCTACCAGCAAATCCTGCAGGTAGCAGGAGTCTTCGATGCTCCAGTTGGACCGATGGTAGATGAAGTTGACCATGCCTACGGCCTTGCCGTCCTGCCAGGCCAGGGCCGAATGGGTCGGCTCATGGGCGTCGATCAGGCGTTGCCAGGTGTTCTGGCTGACGGCGTCCGGCAACTCGGTGTTGTAGAAGCGCAGGTAGGCTTGCCACAGGGGCAGCCACGCGGCGTGGTCGGCGGCGCTGACCTGGCGGATTTCGATCTGGCTCATGTTGGCTCCTTGGGAATAAAGCGGGCGAGGGTCTGGTCGCGCACGTCGGTGCTGGCCGCCAGGCCCTCACGAACGCCGGCGATGTCCGCCGGGCTGCGGTTCTGGCTGAGTTTTCGTTTGCCTTCCAGGCGTTGGATCGGCAGGGCAAAGCCGACGATGGCCTTGAGCATGCCGTCGATGTAGTCGGCCGGGGCGTCGCTGACTTTCCAGGGTTGGGCGCGATTGACTTCATGGCGGTCGGTGAGGGCGCTGACCAGCTCCAGCAGGCGCTCGGCATCGGTGAACACTTCGCCGGTGCCATAGGCGTGTACCGCGATGTAATTCCAGGTCGGCACCACTTTGCCGTGTTCGGCCTTGGCCGGGTAGAACGATGGGCTGACGTAGGCCTCGGCACCGGCAAAAA from Pseudomonas yamanorum harbors:
- a CDS encoding autotransporter outer membrane beta-barrel domain-containing protein, producing MPPSPQRLALTLGLLVSSGFVDAAPTPTKTLQIDTPTTTGQTLSGSDSLTISAPGSITTSKVAVTLKDGTTGNGVVIDNAGSITSTGGRAIDSSGDLTAARNYSIYNRAGGVIQGANDALRIDSNFASGSLLIDNSGTIRSATGQGLDLDAIRSPNVTTTIINRQGGLIRGDASDGMKTGGNASITNYGEISTGDTHSRDDKFDGVDIDSATGVTVTNYGLISGGRHGITTDLGATLTNYGTVIGRNGSGFGSDGDGTVINHGTITGAFSGLQPDGDGDGVDIDKIAHIENYGVIQGVGAGGVDKNGFANGSEGIALGGGYVFNGVGALVSGANNAVLVDDGSDGSGLAATTLINHGTIQGLDGFGVKFVGEFADTVVNAGLISGSNGLALDLGGGDDKLTLLGGSRFVGVVDGGTGYDRVIMDDAAGGSFGDSRNFEWLDVKQGTWTLTGSGDFSDGGEIFSGAKLINQGGIAGNVTVDEGGIYAGGGSVGSLLVKGTLQTNTALGTASIIRDLTMTSGSTLAYGVNADGSSAPVQVGSTAYLNGATLAVNPGTGTYPWQSHYTVLQAGSINGTFGKVTSDYAFLTPTLDYSPTQVGLTYTRNDVAFNQFANTGNGTSAANALATLGNNNPLYNALLNTANSSAGAAIEQLAGSSTANLTSATLGASAQVGNSMLSAMHQLGGGAGLLVGLDQKDTPVLAATGVPAEARNLNDPNARGRLWLQGIGSYGKLDGNHGSNGLTQRTKGSVLGADWALDSEWRVGVLGGYSKTDLDTTGVDGSVDSWHAGIYAMRQSGPLALRLGAAYSGHQGDSKRTVAFDGFNDRPKGDYDANSQQAFAELGYALGSGRLSAEPFANLGYQRYHRDSYNEKGGAAALHVDGQTQDNFSSTFGLRLAHLSQLDNGISLTPRVSAGWKHTYGDVDSSTRQAFLMGGTAFNVEGSALDRDSLMLEAGLDVGLSARHTLGVGYSGEIGSNSRNHGLIGQWQMSF
- a CDS encoding GNAT family N-acetyltransferase; amino-acid sequence: MTTSLADWKGVPAPTVTLIEGRFIRLEKLDPARHGDDLFNALQGPGADPTLWDYLPYGPFPERAAFDAWLNNHASHSDPYFFSVIDKASGDVQGILSLMSIVPEQGRIEIGHVTFGAPMQRSPKSTEAVYLLAKHSFELGNRRLEWKCNNANARSKNAAERLGFSFEGVFRQHTVVKGRNRDTAWYSILDGEWPAIGAGFERWLSDENQAGSGQLKTLVECRT
- a CDS encoding GNAT family N-acetyltransferase encodes the protein MSQIEIRQVSAADHAAWLPLWQAYLRFYNTELPDAVSQNTWQRLIDAHEPTHSALAWQDGKAVGMVNFIYHRSNWSIEDSCYLQDLLVDPAQRGTGVGRKLIEFVYATAKADGCCKVHWLTHETNATAIQLYERIAERPGFIQFRKGL
- a CDS encoding FMN-binding negative transcriptional regulator, with product MYTPRAFALDDLPEIQQLIQHTRLAQLVTFGEQGLQASHLPLLLNPDEGPNGTLYGHMAKANRQWQDLQNGGEALVIFAGAEAYVSPSFYPAKAEHGKVVPTWNYIAVHAYGTGEVFTDAERLLELVSALTDRHEVNRAQPWKVSDAPADYIDGMLKAIVGFALPIQRLEGKRKLSQNRSPADIAGVREGLAASTDVRDQTLARFIPKEPT